A region of Candidatus Latescibacterota bacterium DNA encodes the following proteins:
- a CDS encoding PAS domain S-box protein, translated as MNINREKKIFNAVLWSFLAGALVFYISMISTGRIILPAPVWFMFLLLDAGFIVFMFIPYPGRMPIGKAPGPGTESKWYPRSMSDIVEKSEDEKKPSHAGILEVGRAIGPVPLIPLLLLIPIILLSMSGERDIDKWQEQERDKLLSIYGDAAARVADVERLAMETGRSVVERLGVDFQDTIDSVERAGWIDVVDSLAHAAGNGVEPFGHLGIQVFSTSGKRVLWGGTPRFAGRAATRESSRSVFISRTQLFTLLVHETELPDGSRILIDIPLEVDYRINNRFLRSEGIGLTLSKEYGEDVDCRFWRGGVSRKQGWDTSLFKNKGPNIYSEEGGNVRVYGLIESSMGQPLAQLNVTGRSFRAMLSDVESSRIFKAGLLIVLCVIIIARHVYRVLANRKKRDGNRIWNSVSRLAVLVSFLALIRYILIRLEIPSRIFGSNLFDPSLFADNLPGGLTRTTGDLLLTALFFLILVFGGVKIFRTYYRGFMERSVDSSGRVVPVRLALKAVLSSVVLLGVVKISGMIVARTVLNSNPRLIGLDTEFFSVPVLSLHLALLLSVSAVLIAGIFLLRVIFVWGGGRLFEWIPAAGLALAAVIYLAHPHWSLTVASVALVLISARIFPMLRKEEALTVIFASFFLVLICSLVVFGTAFEKYDELRKSKVIERLKTFNDPDDNWLMLVLPDVCEGIFNSRSAVAKVLSGNRSTAFELWADSGMSRFGFSCVFDVYNAGGRQFSRFSVGMPIEVLNALPGAVRSSPLPEVKKVLRETREGKVHFLVGIAPLYNLNGVPAGRVEIKVPYFYENPELLVKAGPMAPEIFQNIESGTLAPRIDEPENLLVARLRSDRVIDSSSPVLPAGSTVGGLEGEWFDVGSDGVKYTCTKKYREGEDGFLAGYRNPGLNEKILQWAMVVSLNIILTVVSMIVLFLTRKLPFLGSVTPAVSFAGGLSFRRKLLLSFLAVSVMPVILMGIFSGRYIRYRFRAEGEREAVTAVRSAQSFLRHSIRSEAEAFSESRYLGEVLIGSETPRIGDMTRFPGMQFTLWDGKGNLLLDESLSDFSSVETSGLIASSESGKVMISYSYPHLYAGTVIYIPIPGRPAGYLYYRRRLDDDFISELAAVLGRNLNIYFEGLLRVSSERELFTGGFLEPLLSPPVYSEVALGRARIALRDQNLGDYTYKVAGISLPTFRSEEMGVLSVPLLYRTAYIRNEMLRSYALILGLLALLFSAAVTLGVFLAGKIINPISALLGGTKRIITGDLEFRLEAEAQDEIGDLVDSFNTMTGALRVARRDLVERQRYLSAILENVAAGVVSTESDGSVVTVNPSAARMLGMDPGELVGRKISSLSRDELKPFTTLFEHRGEKTREDEISLFSGEDRRTFKAVITSLREGGEDLGTVVVFDDLTELIRTKKLSAWVEMARQIAHEVKNPLTPIKLSAQLMRRAYREDSEEFPVIFEEGVDTVIQQTEILRRIASEFSSFGRAVDLRPEAIDAGGFIESIVSGYRGAGQIKVIHEAGDPAVLMADMEALRKILVNLIENAMDAISERGQVVVTHRVTGDKVEIIVVDSGSGLPPEVEERLFEPYFSTKTNGTGLGLAICRSLATEMGGDISLGNIESGNGVRAVVNLPLA; from the coding sequence GTGAATATCAACAGGGAAAAAAAGATTTTTAATGCGGTGCTCTGGTCTTTTCTCGCTGGAGCACTGGTTTTCTATATATCGATGATATCGACGGGGAGGATCATCCTTCCCGCTCCCGTATGGTTCATGTTTCTCCTTCTCGATGCCGGGTTTATAGTCTTCATGTTCATCCCATACCCTGGGCGGATGCCGATAGGAAAAGCTCCGGGCCCTGGAACAGAGAGCAAATGGTATCCCCGCTCCATGTCTGATATCGTCGAAAAATCAGAAGATGAGAAAAAGCCATCCCACGCCGGTATCCTGGAAGTCGGCAGAGCGATTGGTCCGGTACCCCTCATTCCGCTTCTTCTCCTGATACCGATCATACTCTTGTCCATGTCGGGGGAGAGGGACATCGATAAATGGCAGGAGCAGGAGAGGGATAAGCTTCTTTCGATTTATGGTGATGCGGCAGCTCGGGTGGCAGATGTGGAACGGTTGGCTATGGAGACCGGCCGTTCAGTGGTGGAAAGGCTGGGTGTGGACTTTCAGGATACGATTGATTCAGTGGAGAGGGCTGGCTGGATCGACGTAGTGGATTCTCTGGCCCACGCAGCCGGAAATGGGGTTGAACCGTTCGGGCACCTGGGGATACAGGTCTTCTCGACCAGTGGAAAACGGGTTTTGTGGGGCGGAACGCCAAGGTTTGCCGGAAGGGCCGCCACCAGAGAGTCATCCCGGTCAGTGTTCATCAGCAGAACACAACTCTTCACACTTCTTGTCCACGAGACGGAGCTGCCCGACGGGTCCAGGATTCTGATAGATATACCGCTCGAAGTCGACTACCGGATAAATAATAGATTTCTGAGAAGCGAGGGGATAGGACTCACTCTGAGTAAAGAGTATGGGGAAGATGTGGATTGCAGGTTCTGGAGGGGTGGAGTCTCGAGAAAACAGGGATGGGATACCAGCCTTTTTAAGAATAAGGGTCCGAATATATATTCCGAGGAGGGTGGTAATGTAAGGGTTTACGGGCTGATTGAATCGTCGATGGGCCAGCCTCTTGCCCAACTCAACGTGACAGGCCGGTCCTTTCGCGCAATGTTGAGTGATGTGGAGAGTTCGCGGATCTTCAAAGCGGGGCTGCTTATCGTCCTGTGCGTGATAATTATTGCCAGGCACGTCTACCGTGTTCTGGCAAATAGAAAGAAGAGGGATGGGAACAGGATCTGGAACAGCGTCAGCAGGCTGGCTGTGCTTGTTTCCTTTCTGGCTTTGATAAGGTACATTCTTATCCGCCTGGAGATTCCGAGTAGAATATTCGGGTCGAACCTGTTTGATCCCTCACTCTTTGCCGACAATCTGCCGGGGGGGCTGACCAGGACCACGGGAGATCTGCTGCTGACGGCTCTCTTTTTTCTGATCCTTGTTTTTGGTGGGGTAAAGATATTCAGGACATATTACAGAGGATTCATGGAGAGAAGTGTCGATTCATCCGGGCGAGTGGTCCCGGTGAGGCTTGCACTGAAGGCTGTACTCTCATCTGTCGTACTGTTGGGTGTTGTCAAGATCTCCGGCATGATCGTAGCGAGGACGGTCCTGAACTCCAATCCAAGGCTGATAGGGTTGGATACGGAATTTTTCAGTGTTCCGGTGCTTTCGCTTCACCTGGCCCTTCTCCTGTCCGTATCGGCTGTTCTGATTGCAGGAATATTTCTTCTCCGGGTGATCTTTGTCTGGGGAGGGGGGAGACTTTTCGAGTGGATCCCCGCGGCGGGTCTCGCTCTGGCGGCAGTCATCTATCTGGCACATCCCCACTGGTCGCTGACCGTCGCTTCGGTCGCGCTGGTATTGATATCCGCGAGAATATTCCCGATGCTTCGGAAGGAGGAAGCGCTCACTGTCATCTTCGCTTCGTTTTTCCTCGTGTTGATCTGTTCGCTGGTCGTTTTCGGGACCGCTTTTGAGAAATACGATGAACTGAGAAAGAGTAAGGTGATCGAGCGTCTGAAGACTTTCAACGATCCAGATGACAACTGGTTGATGCTCGTTCTGCCCGATGTCTGCGAAGGAATATTCAACAGCCGGTCGGCGGTGGCAAAGGTCCTGTCCGGCAACAGATCGACTGCGTTCGAGCTATGGGCCGACAGTGGCATGAGCAGGTTCGGGTTTTCCTGTGTGTTCGACGTTTACAACGCCGGGGGCAGGCAGTTTTCGAGATTTTCTGTCGGTATGCCGATCGAAGTATTGAACGCGCTTCCCGGAGCGGTAAGGTCATCCCCACTGCCTGAAGTGAAAAAAGTTCTCAGAGAGACAAGAGAGGGTAAGGTCCATTTTCTCGTGGGGATCGCTCCTCTTTACAACCTTAACGGTGTGCCGGCAGGACGTGTAGAGATAAAGGTCCCATACTTCTACGAGAATCCGGAGCTGCTGGTGAAGGCCGGGCCGATGGCCCCGGAGATCTTTCAGAATATCGAGAGTGGGACCCTGGCGCCCAGGATCGATGAACCGGAGAATCTGCTGGTCGCGAGGTTGCGAAGCGACCGGGTGATCGATTCTTCTTCGCCGGTCCTTCCGGCCGGGTCGACTGTGGGCGGTCTGGAGGGTGAATGGTTCGATGTCGGTTCGGATGGAGTTAAATATACATGTACGAAGAAATATCGTGAAGGAGAAGATGGATTCCTCGCCGGCTACAGGAACCCGGGCCTGAACGAAAAAATATTGCAGTGGGCCATGGTAGTATCTCTGAATATCATCCTTACCGTGGTATCGATGATTGTTCTTTTCCTGACAAGAAAGCTCCCGTTTCTTGGCAGCGTGACTCCCGCAGTCTCATTTGCGGGAGGATTGAGTTTCAGACGCAAGCTGCTTCTCTCTTTCCTTGCTGTCTCCGTGATGCCGGTTATTCTTATGGGCATATTTTCCGGACGATACATCCGGTACAGGTTCAGAGCGGAGGGCGAGCGTGAGGCTGTTACGGCTGTTCGTTCCGCCCAATCGTTTCTAAGGCATTCGATAAGGTCAGAGGCGGAGGCTTTCTCGGAAAGCAGGTATCTTGGCGAGGTCCTCATTGGTTCAGAGACTCCCAGGATAGGCGACATGACACGGTTTCCAGGGATGCAGTTCACGCTCTGGGATGGCAAGGGGAACCTTCTTCTCGACGAGAGCCTGAGTGATTTTTCTTCTGTCGAGACATCTGGACTCATAGCGTCCAGCGAATCGGGGAAGGTGATGATCTCATACAGCTACCCCCACCTGTATGCCGGGACCGTTATCTATATTCCGATACCGGGAAGGCCGGCGGGGTATCTTTACTACAGGCGAAGGCTGGACGATGATTTCATCTCGGAGCTCGCGGCGGTCCTGGGGAGAAATCTGAATATTTATTTTGAAGGTCTTCTGAGGGTGTCGAGCGAAAGGGAGTTGTTTACCGGGGGATTTCTCGAGCCTCTTCTGTCGCCTCCTGTATACTCAGAGGTCGCTCTCGGCAGGGCCAGGATAGCTCTCAGGGACCAGAATCTCGGAGATTATACATACAAAGTGGCGGGGATCTCGCTGCCGACCTTCAGGTCGGAGGAAATGGGAGTGCTCTCGGTCCCTCTTCTATACAGGACGGCTTATATCAGAAACGAGATGCTCAGGTCTTATGCACTTATCCTCGGCCTGCTGGCTCTGCTGTTTTCGGCCGCGGTCACTCTGGGTGTATTTCTGGCCGGAAAGATAATCAATCCGATATCGGCGCTTCTCGGTGGGACGAAAAGGATCATCACTGGTGATCTTGAATTCAGACTGGAGGCAGAGGCCCAGGATGAGATCGGTGATCTTGTCGATTCCTTCAATACGATGACCGGGGCTCTGCGGGTGGCAAGGCGCGATCTCGTGGAGAGACAGAGATATCTTTCGGCGATCCTGGAGAATGTGGCGGCTGGAGTCGTCTCGACGGAAAGCGACGGAAGTGTCGTTACTGTCAACCCATCAGCAGCCAGGATGCTCGGAATGGATCCCGGCGAACTCGTCGGAAGAAAAATATCGAGTCTTAGCCGCGATGAACTGAAACCGTTCACCACGTTGTTTGAGCATCGGGGAGAAAAGACAAGAGAAGATGAGATCTCCCTGTTCAGTGGAGAGGACAGGAGAACGTTCAAGGCGGTCATCACAAGCCTGCGTGAAGGAGGAGAGGATCTTGGGACTGTCGTGGTATTCGACGATCTCACCGAACTTATCAGAACAAAGAAACTTTCGGCCTGGGTGGAGATGGCAAGACAGATCGCGCACGAAGTAAAAAATCCGCTCACACCGATCAAGCTCTCGGCCCAGCTCATGCGGCGGGCATACCGGGAGGACAGCGAGGAATTTCCCGTAATATTCGAGGAGGGTGTGGATACGGTCATTCAACAGACCGAGATACTTCGCCGGATAGCATCCGAATTCAGCAGTTTCGGGAGAGCTGTCGACCTGAGACCTGAGGCGATAGACGCCGGTGGATTCATCGAGAGTATAGTGTCCGGATACAGGGGCGCGGGACAGATCAAGGTGATACATGAAGCTGGAGACCCCGCCGTCCTCATGGCTGACATGGAGGCGCTGAGAAAGATATTGGTGAACCTGATAGAAAACGCTATGGACGCGATATCGGAAAGAGGACAGGTCGTAGTGACTCACCGGGTGACAGGTGACAAGGTGGAGATCATTGTCGTCGATTCGGGCAGTGGCCTTCCTCCGGAAGTAGAGGAAAGATTGTTCGAACCATATTTTTCGACGAAGACTAATGGTACCGGTCTCGGCCTGGCCATCTGCCGCAGCCTTGCGACAGAGATGGGGGGAGATATCTCGCTGGGGAACATTGAATCCGGGAACGGTGTAAGAGCAGTAGTGAATCTGCCGTTGGCATAA
- a CDS encoding DUF4159 domain-containing protein yields the protein MDGKRFQMRDFIVFCAAAVLLLLPTAAGAQGHRPSGGAASGDAVTEEPDRLLEDTRIRVGRLKYGGGGDWYSDPSSLPNLLAEFSRRTGIPTATTEKVIGPGAPELYTCPFLYLTGHGNIRLTGQEISRLRKHLLNGGFLYADDNYGMDKSFRSLVRVLFPERDLVMVPSGHPVYHSFYDMEGPPKIHEHDGKPPMGFGIFQGDRLMLFYTYESDIGDGLEDPDVHGDPPGKREQAIRMAVNVLYYALTR from the coding sequence ATGGATGGAAAGAGATTCCAGATGAGAGACTTTATTGTGTTCTGCGCCGCGGCAGTCCTGCTACTGCTGCCTACGGCCGCTGGGGCACAGGGACACAGGCCTTCAGGCGGAGCGGCATCCGGAGATGCTGTAACTGAAGAACCGGACAGGTTGCTGGAAGATACCCGGATCAGGGTCGGAAGGCTTAAATACGGAGGAGGCGGGGACTGGTATTCCGATCCTTCCTCCCTTCCGAACCTGCTCGCTGAATTCAGCAGAAGGACCGGGATCCCGACGGCCACAACGGAAAAGGTAATAGGCCCAGGAGCTCCGGAGCTCTACACATGCCCCTTCCTCTATTTGACCGGCCATGGAAATATCAGGCTCACCGGGCAGGAGATCTCAAGGCTGAGAAAGCATCTTCTAAATGGGGGATTCCTTTATGCTGACGATAACTACGGGATGGACAAATCTTTCAGGAGCCTGGTCAGGGTTCTTTTTCCCGAGAGGGATCTGGTGATGGTCCCCTCCGGCCATCCGGTCTACCACTCCTTCTACGACATGGAGGGTCCGCCGAAGATTCACGAACATGACGGGAAGCCACCGATGGGATTTGGAATATTCCAGGGCGACAGACTCATGTTGTTCTATACTTACGAAAGCGATATAGGTGATGGGCTCGAGGACCCGGACGTTCATGGCGATCCTCCCGGAAAAAGGGAGCAGGCTATCAGGATGGCCGTAAATGTCCTGTACTATGCCCTGACCCGTTAA
- a CDS encoding tetratricopeptide repeat protein, protein MRKSRRLNTGQIVLAALLSVAAIIIPGRVVCQSAGHQARQESLQEISPMEINRTRSTVLNLMNVKRYSDAIVLLEPVCEKYPERHDLTELLATCYLRAGRAGEARLLLDERIARVPERPGFIRILAAAYLDAGMREKALSLWESLLGENDINASNHILVSRMQWEAGMFGLAIETLERGTRFSEYFEPCGREKLRLERLLGRNGAAFMTGLRLARKLENPMKASNSILFSTFREAGMPDSLLSVVDSLSVENSVNWRFFRLTGVLLRVERGEFERAIDYISGGGGIDLRPDELYYFASVILRRKAAKEAEDYRRIYEVMLSTFMEKFGRSPVVPQMLLAAASFNLESGDLAEKPEKGREHYRQALAFADSVLRHPAGRSYRERATIIKAQVLVDRLYRPTEALESLKGIAPRGKQERARVDELMMKAWLASGRFDEADSWFDGLLSSPDSARVAMASFGQAMTFLYRQEWEKAAGAFSALAEKYVWSTWANDALEQAVTIKKSIISGTGPLAALVKAKRMKAEGKLEEAAVLAESVFESHPDSPAAPEAVWTGTDCLLLLGKTGEALDLLADAVSRAPLSGSAPRALEKTGSILEPSDPAAAASVYRRLIEDYPRYPFIARVRSSYLELAGENDGPAPEDDTDSGSLDRQDDDSQPEEME, encoded by the coding sequence ATGAGAAAAAGTAGACGGCTGAATACCGGGCAAATCGTCCTTGCGGCTCTGCTTTCCGTTGCCGCCATTATCATCCCGGGCAGAGTAGTATGCCAGTCGGCTGGCCATCAGGCCCGGCAGGAGTCCCTCCAGGAAATCTCGCCCATGGAGATCAACAGGACCCGGTCGACTGTTTTGAATCTGATGAATGTGAAAAGATACTCCGACGCGATCGTCCTGCTTGAACCTGTATGTGAAAAGTATCCGGAAAGGCACGACCTTACGGAACTCCTGGCGACCTGCTATTTGCGGGCGGGACGTGCCGGGGAAGCAAGACTGCTTCTGGATGAGAGGATAGCGAGAGTTCCGGAGCGTCCCGGGTTTATCCGGATCCTGGCCGCAGCTTACCTGGATGCGGGGATGCGGGAAAAGGCTCTTTCCCTTTGGGAGAGTCTGCTGGGGGAAAACGATATAAACGCATCGAATCATATCCTGGTCTCAAGGATGCAGTGGGAGGCGGGAATGTTCGGCCTGGCGATAGAGACGCTGGAGAGAGGAACGAGGTTCAGTGAATATTTCGAGCCTTGTGGGAGAGAGAAGCTGAGGCTGGAAAGACTCCTCGGCAGAAATGGGGCTGCCTTCATGACCGGGTTGAGACTCGCCCGGAAGCTCGAGAATCCCATGAAAGCGAGCAACTCGATCCTGTTCAGTACATTCAGAGAAGCCGGGATGCCTGACAGCCTGCTCAGTGTGGTCGATTCGCTTTCTGTCGAAAATTCAGTGAACTGGAGGTTCTTCAGGCTGACGGGAGTGCTGCTCCGTGTGGAACGGGGGGAATTCGAAAGGGCAATAGACTATATCTCGGGTGGTGGAGGGATCGATCTGAGGCCGGACGAACTGTACTATTTTGCTTCGGTCATATTGAGGAGGAAGGCCGCAAAAGAGGCTGAGGATTACAGACGTATCTATGAGGTTATGCTATCGACATTCATGGAAAAGTTCGGACGTTCGCCGGTAGTTCCCCAGATGCTGCTTGCCGCGGCCAGCTTTAATCTGGAAAGCGGGGATCTTGCTGAAAAACCGGAAAAAGGAAGGGAACATTACAGACAGGCTCTTGCTTTTGCCGATTCTGTATTGCGCCATCCGGCAGGCAGGAGTTACAGGGAGAGGGCGACCATCATAAAGGCACAGGTCCTGGTCGACAGGCTCTACCGTCCCACGGAGGCCCTGGAATCATTGAAGGGGATAGCCCCGCGTGGAAAGCAGGAGAGGGCAAGAGTGGACGAGCTGATGATGAAAGCCTGGCTCGCGTCGGGAAGATTCGATGAGGCTGACAGCTGGTTCGATGGACTTCTGTCCTCGCCGGATTCAGCAAGAGTGGCTATGGCGTCTTTCGGGCAGGCGATGACTTTTCTCTACCGGCAGGAGTGGGAAAAGGCAGCTGGGGCCTTTTCAGCGCTGGCGGAGAAATATGTGTGGAGCACCTGGGCGAACGATGCGCTCGAACAGGCGGTGACAATAAAAAAATCAATAATATCAGGGACGGGACCTCTTGCCGCGCTGGTCAAGGCGAAAAGGATGAAAGCGGAAGGGAAGCTGGAGGAGGCGGCTGTCCTGGCAGAGTCAGTATTCGAGAGTCATCCCGATTCCCCTGCAGCTCCGGAAGCGGTCTGGACAGGGACGGATTGCCTGCTGTTACTGGGAAAGACAGGAGAGGCTCTTGATCTTCTCGCTGACGCAGTCAGCCGGGCTCCGCTTTCGGGAAGCGCTCCGAGAGCTCTCGAGAAGACCGGATCGATCCTTGAGCCCAGCGATCCCGCGGCGGCGGCATCGGTTTACAGGAGGCTGATCGAGGATTATCCTCGATATCCGTTTATCGCCAGGGTGAGATCGAGTTATCTTGAACTGGCGGGGGAGAATGATGGGCCCGCACCAGAAGATGACACGGATAGCGGGAGCCTCGACAGGCAGGATGACGACAGTCAGCCGGAGGAGATGGAATGA
- a CDS encoding asparagine synthetase B: protein MKRPYVTKWKDCGDVKPGAGSNAPGTVAPFRILIVVIAAIILVSAVSGRVSGETLVPMDLSQTNHLKAYGLAWYALARGVDVKWLLNYRGGSFLMPDAAGIGLEAQLRNVLVERVSADDVAGIYREIEVGNMEIILLEKAPEIAIYAPPNKQPWDDAVMMALEYADIPYETVYDKEVLLGQLERFDWLHLHHEDFTGQYGKFYAGYRNAQWYIQQQVLFERIALSLGFKKVSEEKKAVAELIREYLRRGGFLFAMCSACDTIDLALAARGIDIVPREYDRDGTTPGCAGMLDFGRALAFEGVSLIMDPYVYEFSNIDMTQAAADRGETSDYFTLFEFSAKYDPVPSMLVQNHVSVIKGFMGQTTSFRKSLIKKKVIILGEVRGRNEARYIHGNLGKGTFTFFGGHDPEDYHHFVGDPPTDLNLYPNSPGYRLILNNVLFPAAKKKEQKT from the coding sequence ATGAAAAGACCGTATGTAACAAAGTGGAAAGACTGTGGGGATGTAAAGCCGGGGGCTGGATCGAATGCGCCTGGCACGGTGGCTCCATTCAGGATCTTGATCGTGGTTATTGCCGCGATCATACTTGTCTCGGCCGTGTCCGGCAGAGTGTCAGGCGAGACTCTTGTACCCATGGACCTGTCGCAGACTAACCACCTGAAGGCTTATGGGCTGGCCTGGTACGCCCTTGCCAGGGGAGTAGACGTCAAGTGGCTCCTCAATTACAGGGGTGGTTCATTTCTGATGCCGGACGCGGCTGGCATCGGTCTGGAAGCACAACTGCGGAATGTTCTCGTCGAACGTGTCTCGGCTGACGATGTTGCCGGGATATACAGAGAGATAGAAGTCGGCAACATGGAGATCATTCTTCTGGAGAAGGCTCCCGAGATAGCGATATACGCCCCCCCCAACAAACAGCCGTGGGATGATGCGGTGATGATGGCACTCGAATACGCCGATATTCCTTATGAGACTGTCTACGACAAAGAAGTGCTTCTGGGACAGCTGGAGAGATTCGACTGGCTTCATCTTCATCACGAGGACTTTACAGGACAGTACGGGAAGTTCTACGCGGGATACAGGAACGCGCAATGGTATATACAGCAGCAGGTACTTTTCGAACGGATAGCGCTGTCGCTGGGTTTCAAGAAGGTGTCGGAAGAAAAGAAAGCCGTTGCCGAACTCATCAGGGAATATCTGCGGCGAGGAGGGTTCCTTTTCGCCATGTGTTCGGCCTGCGATACAATCGACCTGGCGCTGGCCGCCAGGGGAATCGACATCGTTCCGAGGGAGTACGACCGTGACGGGACTACTCCCGGTTGTGCCGGCATGCTCGACTTCGGACGCGCCCTGGCTTTCGAGGGGGTCAGTCTGATAATGGATCCGTATGTCTATGAGTTCTCCAACATAGACATGACGCAGGCCGCGGCCGATCGTGGCGAGACCAGCGATTACTTCACTCTTTTCGAATTTTCCGCGAAATATGACCCTGTTCCCTCTATGCTCGTGCAGAACCATGTCTCGGTCATAAAGGGATTCATGGGACAGACCACCTCTTTCAGAAAAAGCCTCATCAAGAAGAAGGTCATCATCCTGGGTGAGGTGAGGGGGCGCAACGAGGCACGTTATATTCATGGAAATCTGGGAAAAGGTACATTCACATTCTTCGGCGGACATGACCCCGAAGACTACCACCATTTCGTCGGCGACCCTCCTACAGACCTTAATTTATATCCGAATTCGCCGGGCTACAGACTCATTCTGAACAATGTGCTGTTTCCCGCAGCAAAGAAAAAGGAACAGAAGACATGA
- a CDS encoding CPBP family intramembrane metalloprotease has product MFMTPEEHQPKRPIEDPEPGASVFDSLNNYTLLLFAFSCYLMYTSLSMIIFNMEFYATALSIPALIGLIFPLGILAGRFGGGYIRDFDFTIPTLKTAMLVLLISAGSIVPIDAVTYLFERGRPVSENYIEFLVSIKPKGIWPLLALGVGTVVISPLGEEMLFRGLIQKVFHRNMDARLAVVLAGIVFACAHFDIRMIPGITLMGIMMGYIYYRSRNILYPFLSHALFNLISLVRLNATSVESIRQGTHPAPSVIWLLGSLALAATAIACFETAARRVKKMRADNGPAS; this is encoded by the coding sequence GTGTTCATGACACCTGAAGAACATCAACCGAAGCGGCCGATAGAAGACCCGGAACCCGGGGCATCTGTCTTCGACTCGCTGAACAACTACACCCTTCTTCTGTTCGCCTTCTCATGCTACCTGATGTACACATCCCTTTCCATGATCATTTTTAACATGGAGTTCTACGCCACGGCACTATCCATTCCCGCTTTGATCGGATTGATATTTCCGCTGGGCATCCTTGCCGGCAGGTTCGGTGGCGGATATATACGGGACTTCGATTTCACCATACCGACCCTGAAAACGGCTATGCTGGTACTCCTGATCTCCGCCGGTTCGATAGTGCCTATCGATGCGGTTACATATCTGTTCGAACGCGGCAGACCCGTGAGTGAGAATTATATCGAATTTCTTGTCTCAATCAAGCCCAAAGGAATATGGCCTCTTCTGGCCCTCGGGGTCGGCACGGTCGTCATATCTCCTCTTGGAGAGGAAATGCTTTTCAGAGGACTCATCCAGAAGGTCTTTCACCGGAACATGGACGCCAGGCTGGCGGTCGTCCTGGCCGGGATTGTCTTCGCGTGCGCCCATTTCGATATCAGGATGATTCCGGGCATTACTTTGATGGGGATCATGATGGGGTACATCTATTACCGATCCCGAAATATCTTATATCCTTTCCTCTCCCACGCGCTGTTCAATCTGATCTCTCTGGTGAGACTCAATGCGACCTCCGTGGAATCGATCAGGCAGGGGACACACCCGGCTCCATCCGTTATATGGTTGCTGGGTTCCCTCGCTCTCGCGGCGACAGCCATCGCCTGTTTCGAGACAGCCGCAAGACGGGTAAAAAAAATGCGGGCCGATAACGGGCCCGCATCCTGA
- a CDS encoding HAD-IA family hydrolase has product MIRLIIFDLDNTLTDFMKMKEDSIKAAIKAMIDTGLDFPPDQIRDEIFSIYDEEGIEHQKVFNKLLEKLVGNVDYRMLAAGIVAYRKAREAALVLYPHVHRTLLALIKKGLKLAVISDAPRQEAWMRLCYLQLQHIFEVVVAFEDSGEHKPSPVPFRMVLDRLKIEPHEALMVGDWPERDIVGASELGIKTVFARYGDTFGTKASGADYDIDDIFRLTEIVDELNDLQAKG; this is encoded by the coding sequence ATGATCAGGCTCATTATTTTCGATCTCGATAACACGCTGACAGATTTTATGAAGATGAAGGAAGACTCGATCAAAGCGGCGATCAAGGCGATGATCGATACAGGGCTGGATTTTCCGCCCGACCAGATCCGCGACGAGATCTTCAGTATTTATGACGAGGAAGGTATAGAGCATCAGAAGGTATTCAACAAGCTTCTCGAAAAGCTTGTAGGAAATGTAGACTATCGTATGCTCGCTGCGGGAATAGTAGCCTACAGAAAAGCGAGAGAGGCTGCCCTCGTACTCTATCCCCACGTACACAGGACATTGCTGGCCCTGATCAAGAAAGGCCTGAAGCTGGCTGTTATTTCCGATGCGCCCAGGCAGGAGGCGTGGATGCGCCTGTGCTATCTTCAGCTTCAGCATATTTTCGAGGTTGTGGTCGCCTTCGAGGATTCCGGTGAACACAAGCCGAGTCCGGTGCCGTTCAGGATGGTCCTCGACAGATTGAAGATAGAACCTCACGAAGCACTCATGGTGGGCGACTGGCCAGAAAGAGATATTGTAGGCGCTTCAGAGCTTGGTATAAAGACCGTATTCGCCAGATATGGGGATACCTTCGGTACGAAGGCATCAGGGGCGGATTATGATATCGACGATATATTCAGGCTGACAGAGATCGTAGATGAGTTGAACGACCTTCAGGCGAAAGGATAG